GGGCTGCTGAGGGCGGCCGCCTCGCCATGGCTGCTTCCTAATGGAGCCCAGGCCTACAGGAAATCCACCTGGGCTGCTGCTACCGCCACTGCTGCCTTAGGAGGAAGGGCCCCACCCAGGCCCACAGCCACCTCCTCTGCCACATGACTTACACCGCCTGCCTCCTCCTCTGCGTGCCAGAGCCCTCAGCAGCCACtaattgaatccagagcctcgcGTGGCCAGGCCCGACTCTATGTTGACATCAACACCCCAAGCCTCTGGGCCTGGCTGTGCTTCCTTCTTACTGCTGGGGTGAGGCTAGGGACCAGGGCTGTGACCTGTGGGTGGACACTGGTGTGGGGCCTCTGGGAGGCTTGCTCCAGCTTTTGCTGGGCTCCTCACTGCCCTGGGACCCACTGCCCCTCACCCTCTGAGGGTAACAGGAAGAGATGGTGTACATCCGTCACTGTCCCCAAGCTGCCTTGGGGACAAGGCAAACCTGGCCCGTGGGACTGGCTGGGgtggcagggcccaggaaaggTACAGACCTCACTCAGGGTGGCTTGGGACccacttcccctcaccctctgagGGTAATAGGAAGAGATGGTGTACATCCGTCACTGTCCCAAACCCAGTCCGGGCTACAGCTCTCCTACACATCCCTGGCTCTGCCCCCATCTCAACCTGCAGTTTTGGGGGTTCTAGAGTAGCTGAGTACATCCCCAGTGCAGGGGGCAAAGGGCCCCCATGGAGCCACCAAGCCTAGTGCCATCTGTAAGCCAGACAGCCCTTTCGGCCCTGTCTCTGACCTGCTCCTAACAGCTCTGGCTGGCCCCCTCCCTCTGCACCCATCAGGATTCTGGCCTTGGCTATCCACCCTCCCTCTACTGGTACCAAAACCCTCTTCACAGCTGGATCGGAGGGCAGAACAGGACTTCCCAGAAGAGCCTGTGGGACTGTGGGGAGGAACTGGGGCCACACATACCACCTGGTCTCAAGACCAGACAGCCATGAGACCTGGAATAAGACAGCTTAAGGCACCCCCTCCCTGGAGGTCAGATGGTGAACTGCCCATGAGACCTGCCCCTGAGCAGGGGATGACCTCCCCTGGGTCTCTCTGGGCCCCATATCTACCACAAGCATCTCTCAGATCAGGCACTATAGTTCCTGCTGGCAGAAAACTGGATCTGGCTAGGATGAGGCTGCTCCAACTGGTTCCCTTTCCCAAAGACAGGTGGCCCTACCCCTGCCTGGGTCTCACTTCACTCCTGGCCGGGCTGCCCTTCTGGCAAGACCCTCTGTGGCAGCCCTTGAAGCCCAGACCTGATGCCCTGTGGGGAGATGTCTGCAGCCTCCCACAGAGGCTAGCCTTCCCATCCACCCTGAACCCAAACTGTATATCCCAGGCCAAGCCTGAGAAGCACTTacttcattttgtcttttattttttacaaaaggcCTTCATATCATCGTTTGTCTTATAAAAACCAAAGTCCTTGTCTCTgagtttgaaaaacattttccCAGCATAAATGGGAAAGGATTGCTTATAAATACactttaagaaaatgaaacaacagaAGCAAGTCCACATGTTCCCAGAGCACCTTCCTTTCCAGTTTCCTGTGTTCCTGTGCTTCTGGGGCCGAGGCTGGGGCCACAGGGCCCATCCCCACCCATGTTCTTTCTGAGGGCTTCCTTCACTGGCCCCCAGTCTCCTTGGGTTGGGTGAGCCCAGCAGGGCCCCAGCCGCATTACCAGCACACGGCAGAGCCTGCCGGGCCCCAGGATTGCACATTGAATAGGTGGGGCGGATGCCAACCTTATAAGCACTCAGGCGAGGGGGCTGTCAAAGCTCATTACCTGGGCCACAGCAACTCACAGAAGAGATCAAGGCAGAGAGGGGCAGGGACTAGGAGTGGTCACATAGCCCTACCCAGCACGTGTCCCCGGGATATGCACTGAGAACTTTCTTGTGTGGCAGCAGAGGGTGCTGGCTGAGAACTCAGCCCATGGCTCTCCCTGAGGCTTAGATATAGGGTTTTGCAGGGAGGGCACCTTGGAGGCTGGGCCCTGGGTAGCCCATGAGCAGCACCTCGCACTCAGGCCCACCTGGCAGGGCCTCCCCAGCACCCTCAGTTGCCTTGGGGCCTGGCTCCAAAGGGGCCTTGACACCTTCTAGCTCCAGGGGCCCTGCCCCTGGTCCCACCTGGCCCTTGCCCTGAGCCACGGCTGCTGCCCGTCCCCTCCGCACACAGTAGGCTGCCCCTGCAGCAGCCAGCACAGCCAGGAGCACGGCAGCCAAGGCAGGTGCAATAAGAAGTGGCAGGTTGCCCTCTCGGGCCTGGGTGACTGGGGCATGGTTGGAGCGGACAGCCGGGGGTGTGCGGGCCTCCCCACAGGCCTCTCTGCCTTCAGGTACCCGCCCAGCCCCCAAGGGTGTGACGCAGATGGCGTAGGTGGCGTTGGGTCGCAGCTGGGTGACCGTGTACTCTGTGAGTGAGGCAGGAAGTCGCAGAGTCACCAGTCGCTTGTCAGGGCCTGACAGGTTGCGGTAGGTGAGGCGGAGGCTCCTGAGCTGCAGCGCACTGCCCTGCAGGTAGCGCTGCAGTCCCACACGCAGGGAGGTGGGGCTCACTGGCTCAATGCCAAGGGGCAGGGGTTGGGGAGGCCCTGGTGTGTCCGGTGTGGGGCTGGACTGCGGCCCCTGCCCCATTCGGCTCTCACAGTACAAGCCCGTGAAGCCCACAGGGCACAGGCACTCCAGGTGCTGCCTTGGTCCTAGCTGGCAGGTGCCCCCGTTGAGGCAGGTAGAGGCAGGGCAGTCCTGGGCCCGGGAAGCAGGCCCTTTGGTTGGCAGGGCAGTGGATGGTGGGCTGGGGGCCTTGGTGGCTGGCTCAGTCAGGCTCAGCCAGGTAGGAGCCAAGCTGGAAGGTAAGTGTGTGGGCTCCCCCACTACTGGTCTTGTGGTAGGGGCTgtggcagtggtggtggtggctggGCAGCCAAAGTCGGCATAGTCGAGCTCCAGGAGCAGTCGGCCAGCATTCTTTGGTGGAAAATGGCAGCGTGTCTCTTCAGGGCTGGCCAGTGTGATGTGGCTGTCACGTACCCAGGGGCCGAACCAGCTCAAGGGGCACACGCAGTTGAAGGGATTGCGGGCAGCTGCCAGGAGCCGCAGTCGGGGGAAGAGGCCTGCAAGGTCACTTGGCAGGGCCTGCAGGCTCAGGTTGCTCAGGTCCAGCTCCTGCAGGGCGGCCAGGCCAGTCAGGTCCTCAGGCCGCAGCTGGGCAATGCGGGTGTTGCCAGCCAGCCGCAGTCGTGTCAGGCCCCGCAGGACCCGGATCACAGGAGGAACGTGTTCTAGCTGGTTGTCAGACACATCCAGGTCATGCAAGTTGCGTAGGTGGCCAAAGAGCCCCTCGTCCAGTTGCTGCAGCCCCAAGCCAGCCAGCCGCAGTGCCTCCACGTTGGCAGTATCCAGGATCCCGGGCTCCAGGGCCGGGAGGTGGTTGTGGCTGAGGTCAAGCAGAAGCAGGCGGGGCAGGTGCAGTGGGGGCAGTGCCCGCAGCTCGTTGTCCTGCAGCTTGAGCTCCAGGAGGCGATCTAGCGCATCGAAGGCGCCCGGCTGGATGTGGCGGATGCGGTTCTTGCCCAGGTAGAGGCGCTCAAGGCGCCGCAGACCACGGAAGGTCTCGTTGGTGATCTCACGCAGTTTGTTGGAGGTCAAATCCAGATTGCTGAGGTTGGTGAGTGGTTGAAAGATGCCACCAGGCAGGCTGGTGATTTGGTTCTGTGACAAGTCCAGGAGCTGCAGGCCTGGCAAGCTGGCAAAGCTGCTTGCATCAAGTGTGGTGATGCCGTTCTCAAAGATGTACAGGCCTGCTGTGTCAGGTGGCACGTCTCGGGGCACTGTGGTCCCCTGGCGGGCAGTGCAGAAGACTGTCTGTGGCTGGTTGCACTGACAGCCAGATGGGCACCCCTGCACGCTGGGCCCTGGGACCAGCAGTAGAAGCAGCAGCAGGGGCTGTGGCAGAGGACTCCTGGAGCGCATCTTCTGTCCCTAGGAGCAAAGAAGCCATGAGTCAGGGCTGAGAGGTCAGCTACGCCAGGAAGGGCCAGAAGGGATTTCATCACTCCACGCCCCCAAATGCAACAGAGCCCAGTGATTATGAGTCAGGTCCCCCGGCCCGGTTCCTGGCCCATCCCCATCAGTCCCATACCATGTGACCTTATCTTTTTTTTGCACTAGGgcgtgaacccaggggcactttaccaccaagcaacatccccatctctttttagtttttatttttgagacagtcgCTGGGGTATAGGTGTGTTCCACTGTGCCTATCTGACCTTACAGTTATGTTGGCTGTTGTGAGCACTCGGTAAGCTGATGTGTGCAGATGAGCACAGGGACTGAGGGCCACTGAGTACCCAGTGACCATGtactcttcctcctcctgaaCCCAGATCTCCTACCTCTTCCTACCTGTGGTAGAAAAAGGGAAGaatcagggagggagagagaattgtGTGTCATGGAGTGGCAGCCCTTCCCAGCAGCATCTGGGAGAGActgggcaggcaggcagacagCCCAGGCGCGTAAGCAGAGAAGCTGGCTGCCCCAGGCTGCTGGCCCCTGGGCCACGTTCttcatccctccctcctccaaGACCGCAGCAGGAAGACTTCACATGGAAACTATGGGATTGGTGTTTTTCCATTTGTGCAGTCAGACCTGCCCAGGACAGGGGCTGTGGGCTGCCAGGATGTGGCTAGGGGGAAAGCtcctggaggaggggcaggcTGGCTGCAGTCCTTGGCAGGTGTCTGCTTGTCCCAGGGAAATGGGGAAGCAGGGAGCCTGCCTCTTCAGACCCATTTCCAGACCAGGACAGAACTAGAGGTAAAGGGCCGCTGAGGTCGAGGGGGGGGCACTGGTGTGAGGTGGTCACAGAGGCAATGCCAGGCTGCACTGAAGCCCCAGGTTCACTCCTCTCATGGTCCTCCAGGTCTGCTCTGGGCATGACACTGAGAATAGTGGGCAGGAGCACCCCTCAGCAGTGGCAGTGTGCAGCCACTTCAGGGGAAGCTGCTCTTACCACTCCCAAAGGGACAAGAGGAAAGGGGGCCCTCAGAGGTGCCAGGAGGTCTGAGCTGTAGCCCAAGGCCTTAAGGGTCTGCCCCTGGGACAGGGTCCACaccttctatctttttttttttttttttagttgtagttgtacacaatacttttctatttatttgtatgtggtggtgaggatcggacccagggccccacacatgctaggcaaacgctccaccactgagctacactcagcCCCAAtggtgttcttttatttatttttttttaatctttttttggaacttggggttgaacccaggactttgtaaATGCAAAGcaaacactttgccactgagctacatcccagcccagtcCACACCCTCTAGATGAAGGATGCCGTGTCTTGACTCTTGCTCCTAACTGGAATAGCTGAGACAAGATGGTCCACAGCTTGCCCCCTTCCCCCATAATGTAGGCTCCCAGAACAGCCTGGGGCCATATCCAGGCATGGACCTCATACCATGGGTGCCTCTGAGACTTCTGAGTCTCATCTGGAGTGCCAGCCTCTCCCCCAGAGGCAGTCCTGCCAGGGTCAGCACCTGCCTGATGCTCACTCACACAAGAGCCTTTTGTGCTGGAGCTGGGCCTCTCCTTCTCTCATGTGGCCAAAGCAGGTAACAGGACCCCCCCACCCAGCCTGCCTGCCCCAGGCTGTGGGGAGGAGCCCATCCACGAGCTCCCCGCCATCCAGGCACATGGCCCCTGGACTGTAAGAAGGAAAAGGCTAGATGAGTCAGGTCCTTAGGGTCTTAGGCCAGCTCTAGGTGAAGAGGAAGCCCTTATCACCGAGTTGGTGGTCCTGTAGGCCCTGCTCATCTGCAGTGTCCCTTTGCTAGGGAAGTCATCTCCCCAAGGAGCTTCTAGCTGGGAGCCCCTCACTAGTTAGCAATGATGAAGGCCCTTCAGAGCCCAGCTGTGAAAGCCTTCCCCAACCCCCTTGAGTGCCCCCATGGTGTGACCTAAGGCCCTGTGTGccgcacccccagccctgtccccctcTTGAGACCTGCTCCACCCTCGCTGACTCAGGATGATGGGTGGGGCCTAACCTCCAGATGTGGGCCATGAGTGGCCCCCCAACTGTGCATACATGTGGGGGGTGAGGTGCCGCCCCCAGAATCAACCCTCCCAgaggggccaggctggggtcAGGTGGGAGGGGACCCTACACGTGGCCAGCCTGGCCACATTGCT
The sequence above is drawn from the Urocitellus parryii isolate mUroPar1 chromosome 9, mUroPar1.hap1, whole genome shotgun sequence genome and encodes:
- the Vasn gene encoding vasorin, with the protein product MRSRSPLPQPLLLLLLLVPGPSVQGCPSGCQCNQPQTVFCTARQGTTVPRDVPPDTAGLYIFENGITTLDASSFASLPGLQLLDLSQNQITSLPGGIFQPLTNLSNLDLTSNKLREITNETFRGLRRLERLYLGKNRIRHIQPGAFDALDRLLELKLQDNELRALPPLHLPRLLLLDLSHNHLPALEPGILDTANVEALRLAGLGLQQLDEGLFGHLRNLHDLDVSDNQLEHVPPVIRVLRGLTRLRLAGNTRIAQLRPEDLTGLAALQELDLSNLSLQALPSDLAGLFPRLRLLAAARNPFNCVCPLSWFGPWVRDSHITLASPEETRCHFPPKNAGRLLLELDYADFGCPATTTTATAPTTRPVVGEPTHLPSSLAPTWLSLTEPATKAPSPPSTALPTKGPASRAQDCPASTCLNGGTCQLGPRQHLECLCPVGFTGLYCESRMGQGPQSSPTPDTPGPPQPLPLGIEPVSPTSLRVGLQRYLQGSALQLRSLRLTYRNLSGPDKRLVTLRLPASLTEYTVTQLRPNATYAICVTPLGAGRVPEGREACGEARTPPAVRSNHAPVTQAREGNLPLLIAPALAAVLLAVLAAAGAAYCVRRGRAAAVAQGKGQVGPGAGPLELEGVKAPLEPGPKATEGAGEALPGGPECEVLLMGYPGPSLQGALPAKPYI